A genomic segment from Nitrospira sp. encodes:
- a CDS encoding Aspartokinase yields MALIVHKYGGTSVGNVERIHRVAERVERAHKDGHHILVVLSAMSGETDRLLKLAHEVTGVPDERELDMLLSTGERVTIALLAMELRGRGVNARSFTGRQVGIHTDSAHTKARISRVTADRIKDALSEGVVPVVAGFQGINSRSDVTTLGRGGSDLTAVALAAALKADRCIIYTDVDGVYTADPNIVPAARRLEKISYEEMLEMASLGAKVLQSRSVEFAAKYSVPVEVNSSFKEGKGTLVTREDADMEGVMVSGVTGDRNQAKITIVGVPDRPGIAARLFGAVAQANIVVDMIIQNVSQASMTDISFTVPKPDLRKTVDLVQHLAQEIGARSVAVTEAIAKVSLIGVGMRSHSGVAAKMFEVLSHEGVNIMMISTSEIKISCVIEEKYLELAMRALHTAFGLDRTSAPALG; encoded by the coding sequence GTGGCGTTGATCGTTCATAAATACGGGGGGACATCCGTCGGCAATGTCGAGCGGATCCATCGCGTCGCCGAGCGGGTCGAACGGGCGCACAAAGACGGGCATCACATCCTCGTGGTGTTGTCGGCAATGAGCGGCGAAACGGATCGGTTGCTCAAGTTGGCCCATGAAGTGACCGGCGTGCCTGATGAGCGCGAGTTGGACATGTTGCTCTCCACGGGAGAACGGGTCACGATTGCCCTGTTGGCCATGGAACTCAGGGGGCGGGGTGTCAACGCCCGTTCCTTTACCGGCCGGCAGGTCGGCATTCACACCGACAGCGCCCATACCAAGGCCAGAATTTCTCGCGTGACTGCGGATCGCATCAAGGATGCGTTGTCGGAAGGGGTCGTTCCGGTGGTGGCGGGTTTTCAAGGGATCAATTCCAGATCGGATGTGACGACGCTCGGTCGAGGCGGGTCCGACTTGACGGCAGTCGCGCTGGCAGCGGCCCTCAAGGCCGATCGCTGTATTATTTATACGGATGTGGACGGGGTCTATACAGCCGATCCGAACATCGTGCCTGCAGCTCGCCGTTTGGAAAAGATTTCCTATGAAGAGATGCTGGAAATGGCGAGCCTCGGCGCCAAGGTGTTACAGAGCCGCTCGGTCGAGTTCGCGGCGAAATATTCCGTGCCGGTGGAGGTCAATTCGAGTTTCAAAGAAGGGAAGGGAACACTCGTGACACGTGAAGATGCCGATATGGAAGGGGTCATGGTGTCGGGAGTGACGGGGGACCGCAATCAGGCCAAGATCACGATCGTCGGGGTGCCGGACCGCCCCGGTATTGCCGCCCGCCTGTTCGGAGCCGTCGCACAGGCGAATATCGTCGTGGACATGATCATTCAAAACGTCAGTCAGGCCTCCATGACCGACATTTCGTTTACCGTCCCGAAGCCGGATTTGCGGAAGACCGTCGATCTCGTTCAGCATTTGGCTCAGGAAATCGGCGCCCGTTCGGTGGCGGTGACGGAAGCCATCGCCAAAGTGTCTCTCATCGGGGTGGGCATGCGGTCCCATTCCGGAGTGGCGGCGAAGATGTTCGAGGTGTTGTCGCATGAGGGCGTGAACATCATGATGATCAGCACGTCGGAAATAAAAATCTCTTGTGTCATTGAAGAAAAGTATCTTGAACTTGCGATGCGCGCACTCCATACGGCATTCGGCCTGGATCGGACATCCGCTCCTGCTCTGGGATAG
- a CDS encoding MerR family transcriptional regulator, whose product MGNDPRLGSKVFYKIGEVSKIAKLPAYVLRFWESEFSFLKPKKSRGNQRLYVQRDVETVLEIKRMLYDEGHTLAGVKRYWARRGRATAKRGSRKELAQRVRGDLRAIIRVIDSYSL is encoded by the coding sequence ATGGGGAATGATCCCAGACTGGGAAGCAAGGTTTTTTATAAGATCGGAGAAGTCAGCAAGATTGCAAAGTTGCCGGCGTATGTCTTGCGGTTTTGGGAATCAGAATTCAGCTTCTTAAAACCGAAAAAAAGCCGAGGCAACCAGCGGTTGTATGTGCAGCGAGATGTGGAGACGGTGTTGGAGATCAAGCGGATGCTCTATGATGAAGGGCACACGCTGGCTGGCGTCAAGCGCTACTGGGCTCGTCGAGGACGGGCTACTGCCAAGCGCGGATCGCGGAAAGAGCTGGCACAGCGTGTCCGGGGTGATCTCCGGGCGATCATCAGGGTGATCGACTCCTATTCGCTTTGA
- a CDS encoding (R)-citramalate synthase produces the protein MKQRTVIPRRSRVSESVTAPAFAAAQASALEIYDTTLRDGAQAEDVSFSVEDKIRIAQQLDELGVQFIEGGWPGANPKDIEFFRMIKTIPFRHATVVAFGSTRKASNAVRKDKNLQALLASETRTITLFGKSWSFQVTDALNISLAKNLELIEDSIHYLRSKDRRVFYDAEHFFDGYKANPEYALQTIRKAIAGGAERVILCDTNGGTMPWEIREICRVVKQECPVPLGIHAHNDSEMAVANSLVAVESGILQVQGTINGIGERCGNANLCSIIPNLQLKMRRPALGSNLTRLKDVSGFVTEIANLMPNKHQPYVGDAAFAHKGGVHIHAVLKNAATYEHVDPDEVGNRRRILVSDYAGRSGLLEKVEAYGISLNKNHAKLGELVDTLKERESQGYQFEGAEGSFELLMRKAMGSHRPSFQLLGFRVIVEKKQEQGMLLSEATVMVKVGDVIEHTAAVGAGPVNALDHALRKALEKFYPQLREVKLLDYKVRVLSASKGTESKVRVLIESGDHKDKWGTVGVSENIMEASWQALADSIEYKLLLSDH, from the coding sequence ATGAAACAACGAACCGTAATACCGCGCCGATCCCGCGTTTCAGAATCCGTCACGGCGCCGGCTTTTGCCGCGGCGCAGGCCTCTGCGCTTGAAATCTACGATACAACCTTGCGCGACGGAGCCCAAGCGGAGGACGTCAGTTTTTCCGTCGAGGATAAGATCCGCATCGCCCAACAGCTCGACGAACTCGGCGTGCAGTTCATCGAAGGCGGGTGGCCCGGAGCCAATCCGAAAGACATCGAATTCTTTCGGATGATCAAGACGATCCCCTTTCGACATGCGACCGTCGTGGCCTTCGGCTCGACCAGAAAGGCCAGCAACGCAGTCCGCAAAGACAAGAATCTCCAAGCCTTGCTGGCGTCCGAAACCCGCACCATCACACTCTTCGGCAAGAGCTGGTCGTTCCAGGTCACGGACGCGCTGAACATTTCGCTCGCCAAGAACCTGGAATTGATCGAGGACTCGATCCATTACCTGCGTTCGAAGGATCGCCGGGTGTTCTATGATGCCGAACATTTTTTCGACGGCTATAAGGCGAACCCGGAGTATGCGTTGCAGACGATTCGAAAGGCGATCGCCGGCGGCGCCGAACGGGTGATTCTGTGTGACACGAACGGCGGCACGATGCCTTGGGAAATCCGTGAAATTTGCCGAGTGGTCAAGCAGGAATGCCCCGTTCCGTTGGGGATCCATGCCCACAACGACAGTGAAATGGCGGTCGCCAATTCTCTCGTGGCTGTGGAGTCCGGAATTCTACAGGTCCAAGGCACGATCAACGGGATCGGCGAACGCTGCGGGAACGCGAACCTCTGTTCTATCATCCCGAACTTGCAGTTGAAGATGCGGCGTCCCGCTCTCGGAAGCAATCTCACGCGCCTGAAAGACGTGTCGGGGTTCGTGACGGAGATTGCCAACTTGATGCCCAATAAGCACCAGCCCTATGTCGGGGATGCGGCTTTCGCACACAAGGGCGGTGTTCACATCCACGCGGTGCTCAAGAACGCAGCGACGTACGAGCATGTCGACCCGGACGAAGTCGGGAATCGCCGTCGGATCCTGGTGTCGGATTACGCCGGTCGAAGCGGGTTGTTGGAAAAGGTCGAGGCCTATGGCATTTCGCTGAACAAGAACCATGCGAAGCTGGGAGAACTGGTCGACACGCTCAAGGAGCGTGAAAGCCAAGGCTATCAATTCGAAGGCGCAGAGGGATCGTTCGAATTGTTGATGCGAAAAGCCATGGGCAGCCATCGCCCGTCCTTTCAATTGTTGGGCTTCCGGGTGATCGTCGAGAAAAAGCAGGAGCAGGGCATGCTCTTGTCCGAAGCAACGGTCATGGTGAAGGTCGGCGACGTGATCGAACACACGGCGGCGGTGGGAGCCGGCCCCGTGAATGCCCTCGACCACGCGCTTCGCAAGGCCTTGGAAAAGTTCTATCCGCAACTCCGCGAAGTAAAACTTCTGGACTATAAGGTCCGCGTGTTGTCCGCCAGCAAGGGAACGGAATCCAAGGTTCGGGTCTTGATCGAATCAGGAGACCACAAAGACAAGTGGGGAACGGTCGGCGTATCGGAGAACATCATGGAAGCCAGTTGGCAAGCACTGGCCGATAGTATCGAGTACAAATTGCTCCTCAGTGATCACTGA
- a CDS encoding Integration host factor alpha subunit, translating to MRKADIANEIFKQVGVSKNDAADIVELVLNLLKGVLQKGDAVKIAGFGNFVVRSKGARKGRNPRTGEEIGITPRRVVTFRPSQVFKKYVNS from the coding sequence ATGAGAAAGGCGGATATCGCAAACGAAATTTTCAAGCAAGTTGGAGTGTCTAAAAACGACGCAGCCGATATCGTCGAACTCGTGCTCAATTTGTTGAAAGGCGTGTTGCAGAAAGGCGATGCGGTCAAGATCGCAGGGTTTGGAAATTTTGTCGTGCGGAGCAAGGGGGCGCGCAAGGGGCGCAATCCACGGACCGGCGAAGAAATCGGGATCACTCCCCGTCGAGTGGTGACGTTTCGACCCAGTCAGGTCTTTAAGAAGTACGTCAATTCCTAG